In Zygosaccharomyces rouxii strain CBS732 chromosome D complete sequence, one DNA window encodes the following:
- the MSO1 gene encoding Mso1p (similar to uniprot|P53604 Saccharomyces cerevisiae YNR049C MSO1 Probable component of the secretory vesicle docking complex acts at a late step in secretion shows genetic and physical interactions with Sec1p and is enriched in microsomal membrane fractions required for sporulation): protein MSASSEHSQHFWNKFRNSTKSLQSSLAGLSLKGESDGDSPNSTVVHKTLVKFYKNQEPFTGFPGWLGEKEDLPDEQKILKKQAESKPSSSSHNLGSSIGNSWSSVRKASWERGNSSHRDPTHKESNGKSSSPVGSSERQHHTSAGMSFQRIYNKEPSRSMPSSDSRSHHPSRSLNMGPMTQSSTGSDVASEQTTVGPTRSNTASSSSMMRDRLKRNNTKNSFNF from the coding sequence ATGAGTGCCTCATCTGAACATTCACAGCATTTTTGGAATAAATTCAGGAATTCAACCAAATCGCTACAGTCTTCTTTAGCAGGGTTGTCACTAAAAGGTGAATCTGATGGAGATTCACCGAACTCAACAGTAGTTCATAAGACACTTGTGAAATTCTACAAGAATCAAGAGCCGTTTACAGGTTTCCCAGGCTGGTTGGGTGAGAAGGAAGATCTCCCTGATGAacagaagattttgaagaaacagGCAGAAAGCAAAccttcttcgtcttctcATAATTTAGGTTCAAGCATTGGCAATAGCTGGAGTTCTGTAAGAAAAGCATCATGGGAACGTGGAAATTCTTCGCATAGGGATCCAACCCATAAGGAATCGAATGGTAAGAGTTCGTCTCCTGTTGGTAGCAGTGAAAGACAGCATCATACATCTGCCGGTATGTcgtttcaaagaatttatAATAAGGAACCTTCGAGATCAATGCCATCATCGGATTCAAGATCACATCACCCATCAAGATCTCTAAATATGGGGCCTATGACCCAGTCGAGTACAGGTTCTGATGTAGCCTCCGAGCAGACAACTGTTGGTCCTACAAGGTCAAATacagcttcttcttcatctatGATGCGTGATAGATTAAAGAGAAATAATACcaaaaattcattcaatttttga
- a CDS encoding CDC50/LEM3 family protein (similar to uniprot|P25656 Saccharomyces cerevisiae YCR094W CDC50 Endosomal protein that regulates cell polarity) has translation MVLFKRNKISLSDTIPSEEPQKSRKPPNTAFRQQRLKSWQPILSPQSVLPLLILVACIFAPIGVGLIVSVSNVQDLVINYSKCHELASKDSFQSIPNKYVHSHFKKSLSVKPSWKLDENKNGDLKCQLQFEIPDNLKRSVFIYYKLTNFYQNHRKYVESHDTGQLKGKAIPPNNLDNNCNPLKEKDEKAVYPCGLIANSLFNDTFSQTLKGQGNATDYSLTNKGISWKTDQHRFKKTSYNASEIVPPPNWIKKFPQGYTDDNIPDISTWEELQVWMRTAALPTFYKLALKNETTELPSGNYTMEIGLNYPVSMFGGTKSLVLTTNSVIGVRNMSMGVVYCIVAGVSALFAIIFLIKVIIRPRTMGDHSYLSFEEPFESRERSPSGNIPTREIL, from the coding sequence ATGGTACTTTTCAAACGGAATAAAATATCATTAAGTGATACAATCCCATCAGAGGAGCCGCAAAAGTCTAGAAAACCTCCCAACACTGCTTTCAGACAGCAAAGGCTTAAATCGTGGCAACCAATTCTCTCACCTCAAAGTGTTCTGCCCCTTTTAATTTTAGTTGCATGCATTTTTGCCCCCATCGGTGTTGGTTTAATCGTTAGTGTTTCAAACGTACAAGATCTAGTAATAAATTATAGTAAGTGTCATGAATTAGCATCAAAGGATTCATTCCAAAGCATACCAAACAAATACGTTCATTCTCATTTTAAGAAAAGTCTATCTGTAAAACCAAGTTGGAAACTCgatgaaaacaaaaacGGTGACTTAAAGTGTCAGTTACAATTCGAAATTCCAGATAACCTGAAGCGTTCAGTCTTCATTTACTACAAGTTGACCAACTTCTATCAAAATCACCGTAAATATGTGGAATCTCATGATACTGGTCAATTAAAAGGTAAAGCGATCCCCCCAAATAATTTAGATAATAATTGTAACccattgaaagaaaaggacGAGAAAGCTGTTTATCCCTGTGGACTAATTGCCAATTCATTGTTTAATGACACTTTTTCCCAAACTTTAAAAGGCCAAGGTAATGCTACCGATTATTCGTTGACGAATAAAGGTATTTCTTGGAAGACAGATCAACATAGATTTAAGAAGACTTCTTATAACGCTTCTGAAAtagtaccaccaccaaactggataaagaaatttccCCAAGGTTACACCGATGATAATATACCAGATATATCTACTTGGGAAGAATTACAAGTGTGGATGAGAACTGCGGCATTGCCAACCTTCTACAAATTAGCTCTAAAGAACGAAACTACTGAATTACCGAGCGGTAATTATACCATGGAAATCGGGTTGAACTACCCTGTATCAATGTTTGGTGGTACTAAATCACTCGTCTTGACGACAAACAGTGTTATTGGTGTTCGTAACATGTCCATGGGAGTTGTCTATTGTATTGTAGCTGGTGTATCAGCCCTGTTTGCCATTATATTTTTAATCAAGGTGATCATACGACCAAGAACAATGGGAGATCATAGTTATTTGAGTTTTGAAGAACCATTTGAATCGAGGGAAAGATCACCATCTGGTAACATTCCCACTAGAGAAATTTTGTAG
- the CDC39 gene encoding CCR4-NOT core subunit CDC39 (some similarities with uniprot|P25655 YCR093W Saccharomyces cerevisiae CDC39 Component of the CCR4-NOT complex regulating mRNA levels), translating into MQSSALPKDQNRQEKEAIQIISSQISLLITSLTQDNYTAVSRNIDFLLERSDTPVYVKYWKRLLTLCSNDIKNTHRLQSPEQNLIHGLLGNLIFRLQDKVPSVWQLLKNQIFENVEFLSESELETSDIDQLLQNQWVQQPDYRKEIKELEQVQNIKMNNAKYLQNFLAECTAANLANDLTDLLFSLSGEARNDMTALMMSEIISPGSQKLQRDPTNSWFTPLAIPEATNIGYQISKAFKHFTKENVNWNRIFNLMSTKYFLGNPIKPSTASLSSFFACLETGPLIDQFFSCDWDSSFKLQIACLLHHWSPQQSCFDLLKVEGIKKVTDVVPNSKQSLLYLMSVASLDLELFLLRDELVNHPMLPYYQECFFEDFNLVPESLAFALVADIKHFTLLIENSTIIDEILVTLLVQVFEKSPMVMGVLIKSISDNEKIVDAAKIIISKDNLPIANFAKILADEGKLDYVIARISFNEVFRILPSARKVGWDGFGEFVKNNLDVNTAPVILDCLDAQTKMTDANTTFKSSKIFDLAALSFLINLLIDFPLKPFDRDRFESIQFSLIIAFPRLINFGCGHDEAILADGGLVPFTTEVEKEMQSYLQKMYSGELAIKDIIDVLRRLRDSDDTKDQDVFACITHAVITESSFFRDYPLDALATTSVLFGSMILFQLLRGFVLDVAFKIILNFAKEGPESKMFKFAIQAIYAFKIRLTDFPQYCKDLLEQVPRLQSQPQVYQAVIDASVQADRRAQNFIDDAKPTVEMIPLRFFNVEEPLSQSQQEAPPKEIMEKVLFVVNNITMDNFDSKISDLGPVLIPNYFSWFSNYLVNQRAKTEPNYHKLYSRLLTALGSNLLHEYMISVTLKQLFVMLATKDIQAIDKNHLKNLSSWLGSITLAVDRPVKHKNIAFREMLLDAYHTKRLEVVVPFVAKILQNASESKVFRPPNPWTLGILKVLVELNAKADWKLSLTFEVEVLLKAFNLKPGSVQPSEFLNVGDITEELSGALSKMTIEQQQSEQQRQMILMQQYQQQMLLFHQRQQRLVNTGMVPPVEQLPMAAAAATVDNAPVNDNPFSNLFGSTIFVTHPDLKRVLQMAIAKSVRENLLPTVEMSSSIAVVTTLKIVLKDFATEVDEVKLKTAAVTMVKHLAQSLARATSVEILREGVRSTTQSLAPNLMSLPTSPVEELDTAINDNIGLAVGLVERAAVDKAVQDIGEQLLQPIAIRRYHKERRADQPFMSQNTNPYSLALPEPLGLRTGGVTNQQFKIYENAGKFTPGIDATTAATTAAATTATTTAPNLNVPSLQQTANQQMLLQAQQPRQQPQQAQMTQGNQQIPQHGQGQIPIPNQPIGVPSELEQNHRVLVHLMDGLVMQIKENAEKRSLEDLGNRNPIKAIIFQILTFIARSSQKDQLALKVSQAVVNSLFATSESSLCREVLSLLLEKLCSLSIVARKDVVWWLVYALDSRKFNVSVIRSLLEVNLIDATELDKVLVTAMKNSMENAVEFSMSLIQDTVLSDSPILMRMDFVCTLEYLGSLDDFQVKNFFNDYENRQVLPVKKGTQVTNSERNYLVFTEWVKLLQRVTSDDVVTSVFVRQLMEKGVISSTDKLVEFIRAALELSVFSFKESDPTGEVFTTIDALGKLIIKLMLAQDLSSVSRTEYLNTILSVIALVFSKDHEEDDTTFNERPYFRLLSNLLYEWETIRGHNFIKIKDQKTRKDFISFDTEFYKIFSSYLHSLQPIAFPGFSFAWVTLISHRMFLPTVLRLPEKSGWKSLTLLLIDLLNFLNQYTHKNEIPNAVSVVYKGVLRVLLGISNDVPEYLIENHHELMNNLPSTYFQLKNVILSAIPKKMVLPNPYDPGLSMANIDLCQEPPKVYYDPVNDLKSLKKPVDNYLRIPSNSLLRTIVSGLYRTEYEMRNGVGYDYFTTDMKLVRAIVLHVGLEAGLENQKMSSSAVFNTKSSYYTLLFNLIHEGVTELKYQIIQVMIEQLRYPNSHTYWFSYALKNMFVSDDWGEQRSEVQEIILRNLLERIIVNRPHAWGVSVLFSQLLRGKDVNLLELPFVEKFPEINVILSQLHKHLSMESENSQQENGATELS; encoded by the coding sequence ATGCAATCATCTGCATTGCCTAAGGACCAAAATAGACAAGAGAAGGAAGCTATTCAGATAATTAGTTCTCAGATAAGCTTGTTGATTACATCGCTTACACAGGATAACTATACGGCGGTATCAAGAAATATAGATTTTTTACTCGAGAGGTCCGATACCCCTGTTTACGtaaaatattggaaaaggTTATTAACACTTTGCTCGAACGATATCAAAAATACTCATAGGTTACAATCACCTGAGCAAAACTTAATTCACGGATTACTAGGGAATTTAATCTTTAGATTACAAGACAAAGTTCCTTCAGTTTGGCAATTATTGAAgaatcaaatatttgaaaacgTTGAGTTTTTGAGCGAATCAGAATTAGAAACAAGTGATATCGATCAATTGCTACAAAATCAGTGGGTTCAACAACCAGATTACAGGAAAGAGATAAAAGAGTTGGAACAAGTACAAAATATCAAGATGAATAACGCCAAATATCTACAAAACTTCTTAGCGGAATGCACCGCGGCCAATTTGGCCAACGATTTGACCGATCTACTTTTTTCATTAAGTGGTGAAGCAAGAAATGATATGACTGCATTAATGATGTCGGAAATTATATCTCCAGGTTCGCAAAAGTTGCAAAGAGATCCTACAAATAGTTGGTTTACACCTCTGGCGATTCCTGAGGCTACGAATATTGGTTACCAAATTTCTAAAGCTTTCAAACATTTTACAAAGGAGAATGTTAATTGGAATAGAATCTTCAATCTAATGTCAACAAAATATTTCTTAGGGAATCCAATTAAGCCTTCCACAGCATCATTGAGTTCATTTTTTGCATGTTTAGAGACAGGTCCTTTAATcgatcaattttttagtTGTGATTGggattcttctttcaaattacAAATAGCATGTCTTTTACACCATTGGTCCCCACAACAGTCGTGCTTTGATCTACTAAAAGTGGAAGGTATAAAGAAGGTAACCGATGTGGTACCTAATTCTAAACAATCACTGCTATACCTAATGTCAGTGGCATCATTAGATTTAGAACTTTTCCTCTTAAGAGATGAATTGGTCAATCACCCTATGCTACCGTACTACCAAGAATGTTTTTTCGAAGATTTTAATTTGGTTCCGGAATCTCTGGCTTTTGCCCTAGTGGCAGATATCAAGCATTTTACACTATTGATAGAAAATAGCACCATAATCGATGAGATATTAGTGACATTACTGGTACAAGTTTTTGAGAAAAGCCCCATGGTGATGGGCGTACTAATTAAATCTATTTCagataatgaaaagattgtGGACGCTGCTAAGATTATCATTAGCAAAGATAACTTACCAATTGCCAATTTTGCTAAAATATTGGCAGATGAAGGTAAATTAGATTATGTGATAGCAAGGATCTCCTTCAATGAAGTATTCCGTATATTACCAAGTGCCAGGAAAGTAGGTTGGGATGGATTTGGTGAGtttgtaaagaataatTTGGATGTGAATACGGCTCCAGTGATTTTAGATTGTCTAGATGCACAGACCAAGATGACAGATGCCAATACtactttcaaatcttccaaaatcttCGATTTAGCTGCATTGAGTTTTTTAATAAATCTCTTAATCGATTTTCCCTTGAAACCATTCGATCGTGATAGATTTGAATCGATTCAATTCTCATTGATTATTGCCTTCCCACGTTTGATCAATTTCGGATGTGGTCATGATGAAGCTATATTGGCTGATGGTGGATTAGTACCATTCACTAcagaagtggaaaaagaaatgcaaAGTTATTTGCAAAAGATGTACAGTGGTGAGCTGGCAATCAAGGATATTATCGATGTATTAAGGAGATTAAGAGACAGTGATGACACCAAAGATCAAGACGTGTTTGCATGCATTACCCATGCAGTTATTACAGAATCGAGCTTTTTTAGAGATTATCCACTGGATGCATTGGCAACAACATCTGTTTTGTTCGGATCGATgattcttttccaattatTACGTGGATTCGTATTGGATGTGGCATTCAAAattattttgaattttgcCAAAGAAGGTCCAGAATCTaaaatgttcaaatttGCTATCCAAGCCATTTATGCTTTCAAGATACGTCTCACTGATTTCCCTCAATATTGTAAGGACCTGCTTGAACAAGTGCCTCGTTTACAAAGTCAGCCTCAGGTGTATCAAGCTGTAATAGATGCTAGTGTTCAAGCGGATAGGAGGGCacaaaatttcatcgatGATGCAAAACCAACGGTTGAAATGATACCTCTAAGGTTCTTCAATGTGGAAGAACCTCTTTCACAATCACAACAAGAGGCGCCACCTAAGGAAATCATGGAAAAGGTATTATTTGTGGTTAATAACATTACCATGGATAATTTTGACAGCAAGATATCAGATTTAGGACCTGTTTTAATCCCTAATTATTTTTCATGGTTTTCAAACTATTTGGTGAATCAAAGAGCAAAGACTGAACCCAATTACCACAAACTCTACAGCAGGCTTCTAACAGCACTTGGATCTAATTTGCTTCACGAGTACATGATATCAGTTACTTTAAAACAATTATTTGTGATGCTAGCAACGAAGGACATTCAGGCTATCGACAAGaaccatttgaagaatctaTCATCTTGGCTTGGTAGTATTACTTTAGCTGTCGATAGACCTGTTAAACATAAAAACATAGCGTTCAGGGAAATGCTACTAGATGCTTACCACACAAAGAGATTAGAAGTCGTGGTTCCATTTGTGGCAAAAATATTACAGAATGCTTCAGAATCAAAGGTTTTCAGACCACCAAACCCTTGGACTTTGGGTATCTTAAAGGTTCTGGTAGAATTAAATGCAAAGGCAGACTGGAAGTTAAGTCTTACTTTTGAAGTAGAGGTTCTTCTGAAGGCATTCAACTTGAAACCAGGAAGTGTCCAACCATCAGAATTCTTAAATGTCGGTGACATTACAGAAGAACTATCAGGTGCGTTGAGCAAAATGACTAttgaacaacaacaatctGAACAGCAGAGACAAATGATTTTAATGCAACAATATCAACAGCAAATGTTACTATTCCATCAAAGACAACAGAGACTTGTCAACACGGGTATGGTGCCACCTGTGGAGCAACTGCCCATGGCAGCCGCTGCAGCTACTGTGGACAACGCTCCAGTAAATGATAACCCATTTAGCAATCTATTCGGGTCAACGATATTCGTTACCCACCCAGATTTGAAACGTGTTTTACAGATGGCAATCGCTAAATCTGTAAGGGAAAACCTTCTACCCACCGTGGAGATGTCGTCTAGCATAGCTGTTGTTACCACACTCAAGATCGttctaaaagattttgCTACCGAAGTCGATGAAGTGAAATTAAAGACCGCTGCTGTTACGATGGTCAAACATTTGGCACAAAGTCTTGCTCGTGCTACTTCGGTCGAGATTTTGAGAGAAGGTGTTCGTTCTACAACCCAGTCTTTAGCTCCTAATCTAATGAGCCTTCCTACATCTCCTGTCGAGGAATTAGATACCGCTATCAATGATAATATTGGACTGGCGGTTGGTCTGGTGGAAAGAGCAGCTGTAGACAAAGCTGTACAGGACATTGGTGAACAATTGTTACAGCCTATTGCTATCCGCCGTTACcacaaagaaagaagagcaGATCAACCATTTATGAGTCAAAACACGAACCCATATTCATTGGCTCTACCAGAACCTCTCGGGTTAAGGACTGGCGGTGTCACTAATCAACAGTTCAAAATATATGAAAATGCAGGTAAGTTTACTCCTGGTATCGatgcaacaacagcagcaacaacagcggCAGCgacaacagcaacaacaacagcacCTAACCTGAATGTTCCTTCCTTGCAGCAAACAGCCAACCAACAGATGTTACTACAGGCCCAACAACCTAgacaacaaccacaacaggCTCAAATGACTCAAGGAAACCAACAAATTCCTCAACATGGCCAGGGACAGATCCCTATCCCAAACCAACCAATTGGAGTTCCTAGTGAATTAGAACAAAATCATAGAGTTCTTGTTCATCTAATGGATGGTCTAGTCATGCAAATTAAGGAGAACGCAGAGAAAAGAAGCTTGGAAGATCTGGGTAACCGTAATCCAATCAAAGCcatcattttccaaatcttaACTTTCATTGCGAGAAGCTCTCAAAAGGATCAGCTTGCTTTGAAAGTGTCACAAGCTGTTGTCAACAGTTTGTTTGCAACGAGTGAAAGCTCTTTGTGTAGAGAGGTATTATCCTTACTTCTGGAGAAATTATGTTCTCTTTCTATTGTGGCTAGAAAGGATGTTGTTTGGTGGCTTGTTTATGCCTTAGATAGCAGAAAGTTTAACGTCTCCGTTATCAGGTCACTGCTTGAAGTCAATTTGATTGATGCCACCGAGCTCGACAAAGTTTTGGTGACTGCTATGAAGAACTCTATGGAGAATGCTGTCGAGTTTTCCATGAGTTTAATCCAGGACACAGTCTTATCGGATTCTCCAATATTAATGCGTATGGATTTTGTCTGTACTTTAGAGTACCTGGGTAGCTTGGATGATTTTCAGGTAAAGAACTTCTTTAATGATTACGAAAACCGTCAGGTTCTTCCAGTAAAGAAGGGTACACAGGTCACTAACAGTGAGAGGAACTATTTGGTATTTACCGAATGGGTTAAACTATTACAAAGGGTCACTAGTGATGATGTGGTCACTTCTGTATTCGTGCGCCAGTTGATGGAAAAAGGCGTTATTTCCTCCACTGACAAATTAGTTGAATTCATAAGAGCTGCATTAGAACTTTCGGTATTTTCATTTAAGGAAAGTGATCCCACCGGTGAAGTGTTTACTACCATTGATGCGCTTGGGAAACTCATAATCAAATTGATGTTAGCCCAAGACTTATCCTCCGTGAGCAGGACAGAGTATCTGAACACCATTTTGTCTGTGATTGCATTAGTCTTCTCCAAGGACcatgaagaagacgataCAACTTTCAACGAGAGACCTTATTTCAGATTATTGTCCAACTTGCTTTATGAATGGGAAACTATTCGTGGTCACAACTTTATCAAGATTAAAGACCAAAAGACGAGAAAAgatttcatttcttttgatactgaattttacaagattttcTCATCTTACTTACATTCTTTACAACCAATTGCTTTCCCCGGTTTCTCATTTGCATGGGTTACTCTAATTTCTCATAGGATGTTTTTACCAACGGTTTTGAGGCTACCGGAGAAGAGTGGTTGGAAGAGTTTGACTCTTCTGTTGATCGATTTGTTAAACTTCTTGAATCAATACACCcataaaaatgaaattccaaatgCTGTTTCGGTGGTTTACAAAGGTGTTTTGCGTGTATTGTTGGGTATTTCTAATGATGTTCCCGAATATTTGATCGAAAACCATCACGAGCTAATGAATAATCTGCCATCCACGTACTTCCAGTTGAAGAACGTTATCCTTTCCGCAATTCCAAAGAAGATGGTTTTACCCAACCCTTACGACCCAGGATTGTCCATGGCAAACATCGATTTGTGCCAAGAACCTCCAAAAGTTTATTACGATCCTGTTAATGACTTGAAATCACTAAAGAAACCAGTGGACAATTACTTGCGTATTCCTTCCAATTCTCTCTTGAGAACCATCGTCTCTGGTTTGTACAGGACAGAATACGAGATGAGAAATGGTGTAGGGTATGATTATTTCACTACTGATATGAAACTTGTACGAGCAATAGTTCTCCATGTAGGACTTGAAGCCGGTCTAGAAAACCAAAAAATGTCATCCAGTGCTGTCTTCAACACAAAGTCCTCTTACTACACTTTGTTGTTCAATCTAATCCATGAAGGTGTTACAGAGCTCAAGTATCAAATTATTCAAGTCATGATTGAGCAATTAAGATACCCTAACTCACACACTTATTGGTTCAGTTACGCTCTTAAGAACATGTTTGTCTCTGACGACTGGGGTGAACAACGTTCTGAAGTACAAGAGATAATACTGCGTAaccttttggaaagaatcatCGTTAACAGACCTCATGCTTGGGGTGTCTCAGTGCTATTTTCTCAACTATTAAGAGGCAAAGATGTCAATTTGCTAGAATTACCGtttgtggaaaaattccCCGAAATTAATGTTATACTGTCTCAACTGCATAAGCATCTGTCAATGGAATCCGAAAACTCTCAACAAGAAAATGGAGCTACAGAATTGTCATAA
- the LYS9 gene encoding saccharopine dehydrogenase (NADP+, L-glutamate-forming) (highly similar to uniprot|P38999 YNR050C Saccharomyces cerevisiae LYS9 Saccharopine dehydrogenase (NADP L- glutamate-forming)), producing MVKNVLLLGSGFVAQPVVDSLAAEKDINVTVACRTLAKAEALAKPSKSASASVDVTNDSQLDSLLEKNDLVISLIPYIYHPNVVKSAIRTKTNVLTTSYISPALRELEPEIKKAGILVMNEIGLDPGIDHLYAVKTIDEVHKVGGKIKSFLSFCGGLPAPEDSDNPLGYKFSWSSRGVLLALRNTAKFWRDGKVEVVSSEDLMATAKPYFIYPGFAFVAYPNRDSTVFKELYEIPEAETVIRGTLRYQGFPEFVKALVDINFLSEDPESAFTKALPWKEALKQFLGASSSSKEDLVKVIDSKTKWQSEEDRARILAGFNWLGFFSDILITPKGNPLDTLCARLEELMQYEEGERDLVVLQHKFGIEWADGSTETRTSTLVDYGKVGGYSSMAATVGYPASIAAKLIFDGVIKGSGLRAPYSPEINDPIMKNLKDKYGIYMKEKTIA from the coding sequence ATGGTTAAGAACGTTCTATTGTTAGGATCCGGGTTTGTTGCCCAACCAGTGGTTGATTCCCTTGCTGCCGAAAAAGACATCAATGTCACTGTTGCTTGTAGAACATTGGCAAAAGCTGAAGCATTAGCTAAGCCATCCAAATCTGCTTCTGCTAGTGTTGATGTGACCAACGATTCTCAATTGGATTCCCTTTTGGAGAAAAACGATTTGGTCATCTCTTTGATCCCATACATTTACCATCCAAATGTTGTTAAATCTGCCATCAGAACAAAGACAAATGTGCTTACCACCTCTTACATCTCTCCAGCTTTGAGAGAATTAGAACCTGAAATCAAGAAAGCTGGTATTCTAGTTatgaatgaaattggtttGGATCCAGGTATTGATCATTTATATGCTGTTAAGaccattgatgaagttcACAAAGTTGGTGGTAAGATCAAGTCTTTCTTATCCTTCTGTGGTGGTTTACCAGCCCCAGAAGACTCCGATAATCCATTGGGTTACAAATTCTCATGGTCATCTAGAGGTGTTCTATTAGCATTGAGAAATACCGCTAAATTTTGGAGGGACGGTAAAGTGGAAGTCGTTtcttctgaagatttaATGGCTACCGCTAAACCATATTTCATCTACCCTGGTTTCGCTTTTGTTGCTTATCCAAACAGAGACTCCACAGTTTTCAAGGAACTATATGAAATCCCAGAAGCTGAGACTGTCATTAGAGGTACTCTAAGATACCAAGGTTTCCCTGAATTCGTTAAAGCTCTTGTGGACATTAACTTTTTGAGTGAAGACCCAGAATCAGCTTTCACTAAGGCATTGCCTTGGAAAGAAGCTCTAAAGCAATTCCTAGGTgcttcctcctcttctaAGGAAGATTTGGTTAAGGTTATCGATTCAAAAACTAAATGGcaaagtgaagaagatagaGCAAGAATCTTGGCAGGTTTCAACTGGTTGGGTTTCTTCTCTGATATTCTAATAACGCCTAAGGGTAACCCTCTAGATACCTTGTGTGCACGTCTAGAAGAATTAATGCAATACGAAGAAGGTGAACGCGATTTGGTGGTACTACAACACAAATTCGGTATTGAATGGGCTGATGGTTCCACTGAAACTAGAACTTCCACTTTGGTTGACTACGGTAAGGTTGGTGGTTACAGTTCTATGGCTGCTACCGTCGGATACCCAGCTTCTATCGCAGCTAAGCTAATCTTTGATGGTGTCATTAAGGGTTCAGGTCTAAGAGCTCCATACTCTCCAGAAATTAACGATCCAATTATGAAGAACTTAAAGGACAAATACGGTATCTACATGAAGGAAAAGACAATCGCTTAA